In the genome of Peromyscus eremicus chromosome 1, PerEre_H2_v1, whole genome shotgun sequence, the window TAAAGTGCTTTGACATATGGACTAAAAATGAACTTCTTATTATCACATTCAGTAGTCCCTGTGAAAAATATCTATGTGCATTAATAATTACAAAATTAACAATTTTCACTATGAAATTAGTCCACATGTTATGTGAATGAGTACATAGAATTTGCAATTATAGATACATTTTGAATTATATAGAAATGTTTGTGTCTTATTTTCCATGGTAAACAGTTTTAGAAACCATGTTTATATTAAGAAATGATATGCCCCTTGTCATAGTACTTCTTAAAATTAGTGATGGGGAGATGGCAATAAGAAAATCCAAATCCATCATAAACTATTTTGTAAATATGTTGTAAAACACAAGTAAAAAAGAACTGATCTAAAAGTAAGAATACATGCTAAATATGAACCAAGCTCATGATGAAAAAAATAGGATTACTatattaaatatgataaaaaatgcTAAATTAAAGTAAGTCTTTTTACAAGTTTTCACACTTGTATCAGCAGAAagcttataaaaggaaaaaaaaaacaatggcagCTCTCGGATCTGTTGGGTTCACAGCTTAGCTGATAAAGTTTTGTCTTTATGAACAAAAAACTGATTTCAATCTAATCCCACAGAACTTCTATAATTCTATAAACAACAAATCGGCTGATctatcatttattaattataaccAAGACTACAGAAATTCCACAGAATAGTGAACTGCTGTAATTAGAGTGCACATTTTAACTATTGAATGGGAATTTAGTGAATGGTAAGTTCCgagttttttcattttgaaatgtcaATGTATCAGTATTATGATTTGAgttaactgaaaatatttttattttttttccttcagtaatATATCACACCTGGAGAAGTTATTCAATAGAAGAAATACTCTTTATTAGGTTCCACTTATACAATAGGAAGTGTCATAAATTCTTTTACTACACAAAACAAGAGAGGAAATTCATGACTTTCTGAGGATGAGTTCAAGAGAATGTGTATTCAATGGACAAAAATTACAGAGACAGGCTTCAGtatctgttttgagacaagacaTCTTATAGGAAGGGAATGCAGCCCTGGAACCATGCTTCCTGTCAACAGTACCAGCTCTGCCTTCTCCACCTTCCTGGTTACAGGCATCCCAGGGCTGGAGGCTCTGTACATCTGGATATCCATACCATTCTGTGCCATGTTTCTCATTACCATAGTGGGCAACATGACCATCATAATTGTTATCTGGCGGGAGCAGACTCTCCATGCTCCTATGTATCTTTTTTTGGCCATGTTAGCTGCCTCTGAtctaggtctctctctctttacctTCCCCACTATGTTGAGGATCTTCTTCCTTGCTGCTAGAGAGATGACCACATCTGCTTGCTTCACCCAAATGTTCTTTATTCACACATTCCAAGATCTTGAATCAGCTATCATTCTGGCAATGGCCTTTGACCGGTATGTGGCCATATCCCACCCACTTCACTATCACTCCATTCTTACAAACACTGTGATTGCCAGAATAGGATTGGCTATCGTTGTAAGAACCTTAACTGTGCAGCTGCCTCTCCCCATCCTCTTGAGGAGGCTGCACTTTTGTTATTCCAATGTACTTTCTCATTCCTACTGTTTGCATCCTGACATCATAAAGCTTTCCTGCTCCAATACTAGAGTCAACAGTATCTTTGGACTATTTGTGGTACTCTCCACCATGGGGCTTGactttctcctcatcctcctctcaTATATATTGATTCTGAAAACAGTACTGAGGATGGCTTCCCACAGTGGCCGCCTCAAGGCTCTCAACACCTGCATCTCTCACCTGTGTGCTGTGGTTCTCTTCTTCACACCCATGATCTGTCTGTCAATGCTGCACCGTTTTGGCCCAAGGCTTCCCTCACATATCTATGTGACTCTGGCAAACATGCACTTCCTAATTCCTCCTGTGATGAACCCCATTGTCTATGTGGTGAAAACCAAGCAGATCCGAGACAAAATTAAGAAACTGTTcattataaaaacaacaaaaaaagctcaCGTCACATCAATAACATAAATTATGGAAATTTATGTAACGTTAAACATACCTGTCTATAccgtcctctgcatgtatgttatggctgttagcttggggtttctgtgggactcctaacagtgggaccaggtgtatctctgagccCTTGGCCTACTCTTGGGACTGTTCTCGTCCTATTGGAATGCCTTGTcctattgtatcttgttttgtcctctttgactgtcatctcttggaggcctgctcctttctgaagagaaaacagaagaggagtggatttgggggagaaagggggaaaggggAGCTAGGAGGAGTGGAAAGGGAAACTGTGGCTGCAATCTTTCCTTTCAAATTGTTGCTTTTTACTGAACTTTATACAGAtatgaaaaaccaataaatataaAGTCATATTTCATTCAAATTCTATAGAAtttgaatttttcctttcatACCCTATTCTTTTTTATCCACTTGTTTAAATACACCATCCAGATGTTTAAAGACAACATGTAAATTCCTTTATACAGTTCCTTATGAAATAATGTGAATTTAATGTTCTCATAACTTTAcaatagttttaaaatttatttaatggggtatatttgtgtatgtacatgctcCAGCATGTAGGTGttcatgaaagccagaagaggatgtcagttccttggagttggagttacaaatggttgttagccacttgatataggtactgggaactgaacttgggtcttcggTAAGAACAATACAtatctttaactgctgagccacctctccagtctatGATCTAGTAAGTCTGCTTCATGAACAGGatattgatttttcatttttgtcttctaGAGGATAAACCTTTCATTAATCTTCATATTATTTTGTTCATAACTTAAATACAACTGCCTGTTTATCTCATAGATATTTAGAATATTGAAATGTAGCAACAGCCTTGTCTTCGTTGCCTTGTCTTAGTTCTTTATACCAAGTAAGTTGTACAAACTCATACAGCAAGAATAGATTGAGCTAGTAAGGTGATGAGGACCTTTGGAATTGAATCAGATGAAATAAAGTTTGGATAATTAATTCTTGTAAGTTCACTGACCCAACACATTTCAGAAAATGGTATAGTATCTGGGGTGATACTGAAGCAAATACAGAGAACAGAAAACCATTTGCTAACA includes:
- the LOC131901377 gene encoding olfactory receptor 51G2-like, which produces MLPVNSTSSAFSTFLVTGIPGLEALYIWISIPFCAMFLITIVGNMTIIIVIWREQTLHAPMYLFLAMLAASDLGLSLFTFPTMLRIFFLAAREMTTSACFTQMFFIHTFQDLESAIILAMAFDRYVAISHPLHYHSILTNTVIARIGLAIVVRTLTVQLPLPILLRRLHFCYSNVLSHSYCLHPDIIKLSCSNTRVNSIFGLFVVLSTMGLDFLLILLSYILILKTVLRMASHSGRLKALNTCISHLCAVVLFFTPMICLSMLHRFGPRLPSHIYVTLANMHFLIPPVMNPIVYVVKTKQIRDKIKKLFIIKTTKKAHVTSIT